Proteins encoded together in one Pseudomonadota bacterium window:
- a CDS encoding DUF5110 domain-containing protein: MKRKLTLIITLFVFFVATSLQAEIKRVKFNLGNQYLVVEALDDDLIHFELSAVGSAPDLTKPLYASPMVLKTDYSGPASFSSAGNGFETADIKVEVDTQNLCVSMWDKIGNRFLTTVCPADLDNDWKGINIIKGQMLNVYGLGQQFKKLGSADGDWLQHKVREEQPAGQAQSHGNGFMPFGPAGMVGNVQLPVMYALGDNNLNYVLFLDNVYKQRWDFTGDPWQVRMWGDQIRFYVMTGPDLPDLRKDYIELVGTPPVPPRKAFGLWVSEFGYKDWTQIDTLLNGLRSNNFPVDGFVLDLQWFGGVVKDSPDSMMGKLDWDRDSGDGNGYYFPDPDTKIASYKNDNIGFVTIEESYVNQNTDTYSQMKTAGSLFAYQKKTGQCDPENQEPVILTDWFGKAAMIDWSNPDAGRWLHENKRFPDMVSKGIAGHWTDLGEPEKYDPNACYHGVEITAAGPKNQHGDIHNLYAFLWNKSIYDGFAEKNSVINRRPFVVTRSGASGSGRFGAAMWSGDIGSNLDLLASHLNSQLHMSFSGIDYYGSDIGGFRREGMPYNKDHSGNLQYQYELYTQWFANGSWFDVPVRPHTDNSFQTSKRYETSPDLVGDMQSNRENIRQRYELTPYYYSLAYRAYLYGEPLIPPLVYYYQNDPNVRTLGHEKLIGKDLLVGVVANHGEHKRNIYLPKGTWVNYHTREWFNSHGEWVSDFPVYIGGVFRLPVFARSGAILPIMYVDDQTKDVFGHRKKGSSHNELIVQVYADATPSTFTLYEDDGETVRFTQDKRPVYSTRTTKVSQQKIVESVFVVIENAIGSYTGAVRSRNNIVQLVVDNALAEGVKLNGKALPRRTSMADFNKRASGWFNAGRNLVSMKSGVIDVARKKAFLIALKPITPITSVNFVCENGWTAPGENIYAFGNDPLIGNWDPAKGVLLSPNIYYEYIYNPPPNHNGPGPNTPKWTGLVSGFPAGKTLEWKCVKRLKSGQWQYMPGNNKSVNLPESGFAGTSAGAF; encoded by the coding sequence ATGAAGAGGAAATTAACATTGATAATTACCTTGTTTGTATTTTTCGTGGCAACATCGCTCCAGGCCGAGATCAAACGGGTCAAATTCAACCTGGGAAACCAATACCTGGTGGTAGAGGCTCTCGATGATGATCTGATCCACTTCGAACTGTCAGCAGTGGGTTCCGCACCGGACTTGACCAAACCGCTGTATGCCTCCCCCATGGTACTCAAAACAGACTATTCTGGGCCTGCGTCTTTCAGTTCTGCCGGAAACGGTTTCGAGACCGCTGATATCAAGGTAGAGGTGGACACGCAAAATCTCTGTGTTTCTATGTGGGACAAAATCGGGAATCGTTTCCTGACCACGGTTTGCCCGGCCGACCTTGATAATGACTGGAAAGGTATAAATATCATCAAAGGCCAAATGCTGAATGTATACGGTCTTGGTCAGCAATTTAAAAAGCTGGGCTCAGCTGATGGTGACTGGCTACAGCATAAGGTTAGGGAAGAGCAACCCGCGGGTCAGGCCCAGAGCCATGGCAATGGTTTCATGCCTTTTGGCCCGGCAGGAATGGTGGGCAATGTGCAGTTGCCTGTCATGTATGCATTGGGAGACAATAATCTTAACTATGTTTTGTTTCTTGACAATGTCTACAAACAGCGCTGGGATTTTACCGGCGACCCTTGGCAGGTGAGGATGTGGGGTGATCAGATCCGTTTCTATGTAATGACCGGCCCAGATCTTCCCGATCTTCGAAAAGACTACATAGAACTTGTGGGCACACCGCCGGTTCCGCCGCGCAAAGCATTTGGTCTTTGGGTATCGGAATTCGGCTATAAGGATTGGACGCAGATTGATACTCTTTTAAACGGCCTGCGCAGTAACAACTTTCCGGTGGACGGTTTTGTCTTAGATCTGCAATGGTTCGGCGGAGTGGTTAAGGACAGCCCGGACAGCATGATGGGCAAATTGGATTGGGACCGGGACAGTGGAGACGGCAATGGGTATTACTTTCCCGATCCAGACACCAAAATCGCCTCTTACAAAAACGACAATATCGGTTTTGTAACCATCGAGGAGTCATACGTCAACCAGAATACAGATACTTATAGCCAGATGAAAACAGCAGGAAGTCTTTTTGCCTATCAGAAGAAAACCGGACAGTGCGATCCGGAAAACCAGGAACCCGTAATTTTGACAGACTGGTTCGGTAAGGCCGCAATGATAGACTGGTCCAATCCTGATGCAGGCCGGTGGTTACATGAAAACAAGCGCTTTCCTGATATGGTGAGCAAGGGGATTGCTGGTCATTGGACCGATTTGGGGGAACCGGAGAAATATGATCCGAATGCCTGCTATCATGGCGTTGAGATCACTGCGGCCGGTCCCAAAAACCAACACGGTGATATTCACAACCTGTACGCCTTTTTATGGAACAAGTCGATTTACGACGGTTTTGCCGAGAAGAATTCAGTGATAAACCGCAGACCGTTTGTTGTCACGCGCTCCGGAGCTTCGGGTTCCGGGCGCTTCGGTGCGGCAATGTGGTCAGGCGATATTGGCTCAAATCTTGATTTGCTTGCGTCGCATTTAAACAGCCAGCTTCATATGTCATTTTCAGGGATCGATTATTACGGCTCGGATATAGGCGGTTTCCGCCGTGAAGGGATGCCTTATAATAAAGATCATTCCGGAAACCTCCAGTACCAGTATGAACTATATACCCAATGGTTTGCAAACGGTTCATGGTTCGATGTGCCGGTCAGACCCCATACGGATAACAGTTTCCAAACCAGTAAACGCTACGAGACCTCCCCCGACCTTGTAGGTGATATGCAATCCAATCGCGAAAATATCCGTCAGCGTTATGAACTTACGCCTTACTATTACTCGCTGGCCTACAGAGCGTATCTTTATGGAGAACCACTTATCCCGCCGCTTGTATATTACTATCAAAACGATCCGAATGTGCGTACCCTCGGCCATGAAAAGCTCATTGGAAAGGATCTGCTGGTGGGGGTGGTGGCAAATCACGGCGAACATAAACGCAACATCTATCTGCCAAAAGGTACATGGGTGAATTACCATACCCGCGAATGGTTCAATAGTCATGGCGAATGGGTGAGTGATTTCCCTGTATATATAGGGGGCGTATTCCGGTTACCCGTATTTGCCAGGTCAGGAGCTATACTGCCCATTATGTATGTTGATGATCAGACGAAAGATGTGTTCGGTCATCGTAAAAAGGGATCATCACATAATGAATTGATCGTGCAGGTTTATGCAGATGCTACTCCCAGCACATTTACCCTCTATGAAGATGATGGTGAAACGGTCCGATTTACACAGGATAAGCGCCCGGTTTACAGCACCCGAACCACGAAGGTTTCCCAGCAGAAAATTGTTGAGAGCGTATTCGTTGTGATCGAAAATGCTATAGGAAGTTATACCGGGGCAGTGAGAAGCCGCAACAACATCGTACAACTGGTGGTAGATAATGCTCTGGCAGAAGGCGTAAAGCTTAATGGCAAGGCTCTTCCCAGGCGAACATCAATGGCGGATTTCAACAAGAGGGCAAGTGGTTGGTTCAATGCAGGGCGAAATCTGGTTTCCATGAAATCCGGTGTTATTGATGTAGCCAGAAAAAAGGCTTTTTTGATTGCCCTAAAACCCATAACTCCGATTACGTCGGTAAATTTTGTATGTGAAAATGGCTGGACGGCACCGGGAGAAAATATTTATGCCTTCGGAAATGATCCGTTGATAGGTAATTGGGACCCGGCCAAAGGGGTTTTACTCAGTCCAAACATTTATTATGAGTATATTTATAATCCGCCTCCGAACCACAACGGTCCCGGGCCAAATACTCCGAAATGGACCGGTCTTGTAAGCGGGTTTCCGGCCGGGAAAACCCTGGAATGGAAATGTGTAAAGAGGCTCAAGTCAGGTCAGTGGCAATATATGCCCGGAAACAATAAATCCGTAAACTTACCGGAATCGGGTTTTGCAGGAACAAGTGCCGGGGCGTTTTGA